The Paenibacillus macerans genome includes a window with the following:
- the rapZ gene encoding RNase adapter RapZ, with product MPDIETSPVANLIIITGMSGAGKSLAVRSLEDLGFFCVDNLPPVLIPKFAELIEQSKGKIAKVALVIDLRGREFFTALEESLGYIKNHFTIKCEILFLDATDSVLVQRYKESRRRHPLAPEGMPLDGIKLERKMLHELRMSATQVIDTSNMKPAQLKEKIISRFSHLESSNLSVNITSFGFKYGIPIDADLVFDVRFLPNPHYIEQLRPHTGRDSDVYEYVMKWPETQQFLSKLLDMLHFLMPQYHKEGKSQVIIAIGCTGGKHRSVAIAEYLGRMLGTSETESVRVSHRDEGRDRH from the coding sequence ATGCCGGATATTGAAACGAGTCCAGTTGCCAACCTGATCATTATTACGGGCATGTCGGGTGCGGGGAAGTCGCTTGCCGTACGGAGTTTGGAGGATCTCGGTTTTTTCTGCGTAGACAATCTGCCTCCGGTACTGATTCCCAAATTCGCCGAATTGATTGAGCAATCCAAAGGGAAAATCGCCAAGGTAGCGCTTGTGATCGACTTGCGCGGGCGGGAATTTTTTACGGCGCTTGAAGAGTCGCTCGGTTACATTAAAAACCACTTCACCATCAAGTGCGAAATCCTGTTTCTGGATGCCACCGATTCGGTTCTCGTCCAAAGATACAAGGAGAGCCGCCGCCGTCACCCGCTGGCGCCGGAAGGCATGCCGCTCGACGGGATCAAGCTGGAGCGCAAGATGCTGCATGAGCTGCGGATGTCGGCCACCCAGGTGATCGATACCAGCAACATGAAGCCGGCCCAGCTGAAGGAGAAGATCATTTCCCGATTCTCCCATTTGGAGAGCAGCAACTTATCCGTCAATATTACTTCGTTTGGATTTAAATACGGCATCCCGATTGACGCCGACCTGGTATTCGACGTTCGCTTTTTGCCCAATCCGCATTACATTGAGCAGCTTCGCCCACACACGGGACGAGACAGCGACGTATATGAATATGTTATGAAGTGGCCGGAGACGCAGCAGTTTTTGAGCAAGCTGCTCGATATGCTGCATTTCCTTATGCCGCAATACCACAAAGAGGGCAAAAGCCAGGTCATCATCGCGATCGGCTGCACCGGCGGCAAACACCGTTCGGTGGCGATCGCCGAATATTTGGGCCGGATGCTCGGAACCAGTGAAACGGAATCGGTTCGCGTGAGCCACCGGGACGAAGGACGGGATCGGCATTAA